In Sparus aurata chromosome 3, fSpaAur1.1, whole genome shotgun sequence, the following are encoded in one genomic region:
- the rad21b gene encoding RAD21 cohesin complex component b: MFYAHFVLSKRGPLAKIWLAAHWDKKLTKAHVFECNLESSVESIISPKVKMALRTSGHLLLGVVRIYHRKAKYLLADCNEAFIKIKMAFRPGVVDLPEENREAAYNAITLPEEFHDFDQPLPDLDDIDVAQQFNLNQSRVEEITMREEVGNLNLLQDNDFADFGMDDREMMREESAFEVDIMGASASNLLLEAEGGTNPMADKSNHLEYDDQYKDDFGDNPMESNEGGMLVDKLLSNEDGGGIFDDPPAIAESVMMPQDHGDDDDDFDALSAGAPDSPDSGPTEPLPVMADQAEQTALVHNEEETFALEPIDITVKETKAKRKRKLIVDSVKELDSKTIRAQLSDYSDIVTTLDLAPPTKKLMMWKETGGVEKLFSLPAQPLWNARLLKMFTRCLTPLVPDELRKRRKGGEADSLDEFLKDLENPEVPREETAGHQQRDIIDQTIMEEASVLQTSAVEGSRTTLDESVMPPPSSQRGLKRKSQDTEPALPMGALDQQQQPQQPQGSSASNVSQQLEPTNVEVPPEETTNISQLIELDLLSDKDKKKDDDSDEEEEEAQGGDQDQEERRWNKRTQQMLHGLQRVMAKTGAQSVSLLDLCRNNNKKQAAAKFYSFLVLKKQQAVELVQEEPYSDIIATPGPRFHII; encoded by the exons ATGTTTTATGCCCACTTTGTCCTCAGCAAGCGTGGGCCGCTGGCCAAAATCTGGCTGGCGGCCCACTGGGACAAGAAGCTGACCAAGGCACACGTGTTCGAGTGCAACCtggagagcagcgtggagagcATCATCTCACCCAAG GTGAAAATGGCTTTACGAACATCGGGACATCTGCTGCTGGGGGTGGTGAGGATCTACCACAGGAAGGCCAAGTACCTGCTGGCCGATTGTAATGAGGCCTTCATCAAGATCAAGATGGCGTTTAGACCAG GTGTGGTGGATCTTCCAGAGGAAAACAGAGAAGCTGCCTACAACGCCATCACGCTGCCGGAGGAGTTCCATGACTTTGATCAGCCGCTACCAGACTTAGA CGATATTGACGTTGCCCAGCAGTTCAACTTGAACCAGAGCAGAGTGGAGGAGATCACCATGAGAGAGGAGGTGGGAAACCTCAACCTGCTGCAGGACAATGACTTCG CTGACTTTGGTATGGACGACCGGGAGATGATGCGAGAGGAGAGTGCGTTCGAAGTCGACATCATGGGGGCGTCAGCATCCAACCTGCTGCTGGAGGCCGAGGGTGGAACTAACCCGATGGCCGACAAGTCCAACCATCTGGAGTACGACGACCAGTACAAGGACGACTTCGGAGACAACCCCATGGAGAGCAACGAGGGAGGCATGCTGG TTGACAAGCTGCTGAGTAATGAGGATGGTGGCGGCATCTTTGACGACCCACCCGCCATAGCAGAGAGCGTGATGATGCCTCAGGACCACGGAGACGATGACGACGACTTTGACGCACTCTCTG CGGGAGCCCCAGACAGCCCGGACTCAGGCCCAACAGAGCCGCTACCAGTGATGGCAGACCAGGCAGAACAGACCGCGCTGGTTCACAACGAGGAAGAAACCTTCGCCCTGGAGCCTATCGACATCACAG TGAAGGAGACCAAGGCGAAGCGAAAGAGGAAGCTGATTGTGGACAGCGTGAAGGAGTTGGACAGTAAAACCATCCGCGCACAGCTGTCTGATTACTCTGACATCGTCACCACGCTGGACCTGGCACCTCCCACCAAGAAGCTGATGATGTGGAAGGAGACCGGAGGAGTCGAGaagcttttctctctccccgcTCAGCCTCTCTGGAACGCCAGGCTGCTGAAG ATGTTCACAAGGTGTCTGACTCCGCTGGTACCGGACGAgctgagaaagaggaggaagggtGGAGAGGCTGACAGTCTGGATGAGTTCCTGAAGGATCTGGAGAACCCGGAGGTGCCAAGAGAGGAAACAGCAGGGCACCAGCAGAGAGACATCATCG ACCAGACCATCATGGAGGAGGCCAGTGTGCTGCAGACTTCAGCTGTGGAGGGCAGCAGGACGACGCTGGACGAGTCGGTCATGCCCCCTCCGTCCTCCCAACGTGGCCTCAAACGCAAATCCCAGGACACAGAACCAGCCCTCCCT atgggagctttggaccagCAACAACAGCCGCAACAGCCGCAGGGGTCCAGCGCCTCTAACGTGTCCCAGCAGCTGGAGCCAACCAACGTGGAGGTTCCACCGGAGGAGACCACCAACATCAGCCAGCTGATAGAGCTGGACCTGCTCAGCGACAAGGACAAGAAGAAGGACGATGACTCTGATGAGGAG gaggaggaggctcaggGAGGAGACCAGGaccaggaggagaggaggtggaacaAAAGAACCCAGCAGATGCTCCATGGCCTGCAA AGGGTGATGGCCAAAACAGGCGCCCAGTCGGTCAGCCTGCTGGATCTGtgcaggaacaacaacaagaagcaGGCGGCTGCAAAGTTCTACAGCTTCCTGGTCCTGAAGAAGCAGCAGGCGGTGGAGCTGGTCCAGGAGGAGCCGTACAGCGACATCATCGCGACGCCCGGACCTCGCTTCCACATCATctag
- the utp23 gene encoding rRNA-processing protein UTP23 homolog, whose protein sequence is MGLKRQKQAKKTISFYKYNFSFRQPFQILIDGTFSQAALKNKIQIKEQMPKYLMGEVQLCTTSCALKELETLGKELYGAKIILQRFQVRRCAHFKSPVPASECLLSMLEETNPHHYFVATQDHTLTAGLKKIPGVPLLYIIQNTIVLDKPCQTSLDHVQAVQLGELVSPAQQQSIRSLKEEQGIDQKDGERRGRKRKRKQSNPNPLSCLKKKKKGKGVPTPPLKKTEEGEKRKRSRHKKPKDDTSAAVVTNT, encoded by the exons ATGGGGCTGAAGCGACAGAAACAAGCCAAGAAGACAATAAGTTTCTACAAATACAACTTCAGCTTCAGGCAGCCCTTTCAGATCCTCATCGACGGGACTTTCAGTCAGGCTGCCCTGAAAAACAAGATCCAGATCAAGGAGCAGATGCCCAAATACCTGATGGGAGAGGTGCAGCTGTGCACCACAAG CTGTGCACTGAAAGAACTGGAGACTCTGGGGAAAGAGCTGTACGGAGCCAAAATCATCCTGCAGAGGTTTCAGGTTAGGAGGTGTGCACATTTCAAGAGTCCTGTCCCCGCTTCAGAGTGCCTGCTGTCCATGCTGGAGGAGACAAACCCACACCACTACTTCGTAGCTACACAG GACCACACATTAACTGCAGGCCTGAAGAAGATCCCCGGCGTTCCTCTGCTCTACATCATCCAGAACACCATCGTGCTGGACAAGCCCTGCCAGACGTCCCTCGACCACGTCCAGGCAGTCCAGCTGGGCGAGCTGGTCAGCCCGGCGCAGCAGCAGAGCATCCGCAGCCTGAAGGAGGAGCAGGGCATCGACCAGAAGgacggagagaggagggggaggaagaggaagagaaaacagagcaATCCTAACCCTCTGAGCtgcctgaagaagaagaagaaggggaaagGCGTCCCGACACCGCCGCtgaagaagacggaggagggggagaagaggaaaagaagccGACACAAGAAACCAAAAGACGACACATCTGCTGCTGTGGTGACGAATACATAG